The nucleotide sequence GAAGTCGCCGACGACAGCGTAACGCTGGGCTGGACCGACGGCCAAGGCAATGCCGGCTCGACCGCCATCACCCGCGACGAGTACGAGCGCTACGTCCGCGAAGGCGGCATCCGGCCGCTGGAAGGCTGAGCCGGCGCGCCGGCTTCGCTGGCCACGAAGAAGGTCGCCAGCGTGGCCGTGACATAGCCGAAGATGGTGAAGCCGTAGGTGGCCAGCACCAGGCACAGCAGGCGGCCCTCCGGGGTGCGCGGCCAGTAGTCCGATCCCATAGTCACCAGCAGCATCGCAGTCCACCACAGCGCGTCGCCATAGCTGCGCAGCCCCTCGCCCGGCCCGCCGGTACCGCCTTCGAACGCCAGGATGCCCGCGGCGCCCGCCACCAGCACCACCAGCGTGAGCAGCATCACGTAGCCGAAACCGCGCCGGCGCAGCGTGGCCGCCAGCGAGCGCATGCCACGGTTGAGCGAAGTCAGCAGCCGCAGCAGGCGCAGGCCGCGTGTGGCCCGGGCCGCGCGCAGCAGGCGCAGCGAACGCAGCACCCGCAAGCCGCGCAAGGCCGGCAGCGCCAGCGAGACCAGCGTCAGCAGGTTGCGCCGCAGGAAGCGTGG is from Ramlibacter tataouinensis TTB310 and encodes:
- a CDS encoding potassium channel family protein, with amino-acid sequence MQDLNLDIRCQRSSLLRRLEAGLEGPMAVLGLVWLVLVALDLAGHSHRGLELAGHLIWAVFVLDFAVKLVLAPDKPRFLRRNLLTLVSLALPALRGLRVLRSLRLLRAARATRGLRLLRLLTSLNRGMRSLAATLRRRGFGYVMLLTLVVLVAGAAGILAFEGGTGGPGEGLRSYGDALWWTAMLLVTMGSDYWPRTPEGRLLCLVLATYGFTIFGYVTATLATFFVASEAGAPAQPSSGRMPPSRT